In Zingiber officinale cultivar Zhangliang chromosome 11B, Zo_v1.1, whole genome shotgun sequence, a single window of DNA contains:
- the LOC122034555 gene encoding probable glycosyltransferase 7, which produces MGASSVATTRRPSKSSFSYLSRVIVFLAAAVALLVVFYGVYTTYSSNFSSPVADSRSRVPPRHRVRLPDATFYDDPSLSYAIDRPVADWDAKRREWRRLNPHLAGGGQRILMVSGSQPGPCRNPVGDHLLLRLFKNKADYCRRHGIELFYNTALLHPKMGSYWAKIPAIRAAMLAHPEAEWVWWVDSDAAFTDMDSELPMDRYGFHNMVLHGWAHLVYEKRSWVSLNAGVFLIRNCQWSLDFMAEWASMSPISPDYASWGKILKEELNDKLYNESDDQSALVYILLKQKERWGDKIYLESEFELESYWLKTLGRLEEFAGAYAAVERQEEGMRRRHAEPASTAYGRMREKRMMGAEKLRRPLITHFTGCQPCSGDLNKMYTAESCWEGMQRALHFADDQVLRDYGFRHADLLTADVIPLPFDYPAATS; this is translated from the exons ATGGGGGCGTCTTCCGTGGCTACGACTCGCCGCCCCTCCAAGTCCTCCTTCTCTTACCTCTCTCGCGTCATCGTCTTTCTCGCCGCCGCCGTCGCCCTCCTCGTTGTTTTCTACGGCGTCTATACCACTTACTCATCCAACTTCTCCTCCCCCGTCGCCGATTCTCGCTCCCGCGTCCCGCCGAGGCACCGCGTCCGCCTTCCGGACGCCACCTTCTACGACGACCCCTCCCTCTCCTACGCCATCGACCGCCCGGTCGCCGACTGGGACGCGAAGCGCCGGGAGTGGCGCCGCCTGAACCCCCACCTCGCCGGCGGCGGCCAGCGGATCCTGATGGTGAGCGGGTCCCAGCCGGGCCCGTGCCGCAATCCGGTGGGGGACCACCTCTTGCTTCGCCTGTTCAAGAACAAGGCCGACTACTGCCGCCGCCACGGCATCGAGTTGTTCTACAACACGGCGCTGCTCCACCCGAAGATGGGCTCCTACTGGGCCAAAATTCCTGCGATCCGGGCGGCCATGCTGGCCCACCCGGAGGCTGAGTGGGTCTGGTGGGTCGACTCCGATGCGGCCTTCACGGACATGGACTCGGAGCTGCCGATGGACCGCTACGGGTTCCATAACATGGTGCTGCATGGCTGGGCCCACCTGGTCTACGAGAAGCGTAGCTGGGTCAGCCTCAACGCCGGCGTCTTCCTCATTCGCAACTGCCAATGGTCGCTCGACTTCATGGCGGAGTGGGCCTCCATGAGCCCTATTTCCCCCGACTACGCTAGCTGGGGCAAGATCCTCAAGGAAGAGCTCAACGACAAG TTGTATAACGAATCGGACGACCAATCGGCGCTCGTCTACATCCTCCTGAAGCAGAAGGAGCGATGGGGCGACAAGATCTACCTCGAGAGCGAGTTTGAATTAGAGAGCTACTGGCTGAAGACGCTGGGGCGGCTGGAGGAGTTCGCGGGGGCGTATGCGGCGGTGGAGCGGCAGGAGGAAGGGATGCGGCGGAGGCACGCGGAGCCGGCGAGCACGGCCTACGGGCGGATGCGGGAGAAGCGCATGATGGGTGCGGAGAAGCTTCGGCGGCCATTGATCACGCACTTCACCGGTTGCCAGCCCTGCAGCGGGGACCTCAACAAGATGTACACCGCGGAGAGCTGCTGGGAAGGGATGCAGAGGGCGTTGCACTTCGCCGACGACCAGGTGCTCCGCGACTACGGCTTCCGCCACGCCGACCTCCTCACCGCCGACGTCATCCCGCTGCCCTTCGATTACCCTGCGGCCACGAGCTAA